Sequence from the candidate division WOR-3 bacterium genome:
ACAAAAAGAAAGGAGGGGTTTATTATATTAGCCCCCCGATTAAAAACAAAAAGAAAGGAGGGTTCTCCTATGCAAAAAATAACTATACTAACAACAATATTACTCGCTACCCTGGTGTTTGCTGAGGTCTCGCCCGATTATGCGCCAGGCACGGTAATGCTACCCCAAACCAATGAGGGTCCGGCTGATCCTAGTTGGTTTACAAAGCGGCCATTCCCGACAACCCGTGCGCATTGTATGGTTTCTCCGGTAATCGAAGTTGATGGTGTTAAGAAATACTATCTATTTGGCGGTCCTAATGTTTCTGGCGGTGCATATACCAATGAGTGCTGGGAATATAATACGGTGCTTGATACCTGGATTCAAAAAGCCCCGATGCCTACAGCTCGGGGTATTGGTCGGGCTGTGGTGGCTGGTGGTAAAATCTATGTCATCGGTGGCTGCGTGACATTTGGCAGCGGTCTTGATGTCGTGGAGATCTATGATCCAGTAACCAATACCTGGACAACCGGCCCTTCAATGCCTGTTGGTAATCATGACTTTGGAGCGGCAGTCTACCGCGACACCTGGATTTATGTGTGTGGTGGTGGTAACTGGTCCTCAGGTTCGCCGCCAACGGCCAATGTCTATGTGCTAAATCGTGTGACTGGGGTCTGGTCAACAGCAACACCAATGCCGACGCCGATGGGAACGCCTGGTTGTGGTATCATTGGCAACAAGATCATTATGGCCACTGGTTATGTCTCTGGAGCTGGAAGCAACATTGTCCAGATTGGCACAATCAACCCAGCTGATCCTACGCAAATTACTTGGACTTCTGGACCATCAATGCCAGGAAGCACTGTATATCGAGCCAATTCCGGAACTTGTCAGGGGTTCTTGTATATTATGGGTGGTAATCTCACAAGCGGTGTTTCCAACCAGGCATACAAATTTGACCCAGCCACTAATACTTGGACTCAACTACCCAATATGCCAACCGCTCGTTCTAATGTCTACGGTTTAGGAACTGATCCTGCGGGTAAGGTCTACTTCCCAGTTGGTTATAGCGGCACAGCATATCTGACGGTTCACGAAATGCTCGACGATCAGGTTTATGCCAATGATGTTGGAGTAGATGCCATTCATAGCCCGGGAGCTACACATTTAGTCAATACGCCGATGACTCCGCGTGCTCGCGTTAAAAACTACGGAACTGCAGCTCAAGCCAGTTTCTCAGTAGTCTGTTCTATCATTGGTACCGGCGGTGCCGTTCGTTATACAAATACCCAGACCGCGCCAGCTTTGGCGCCGGGTGATACAGCGTTAATCACCTTTACTACTTGGACGCCGACAACTTCTGAAAATGTAACCGTAATCGTCCGAACATTGCTGGCCAACGACCAGAATCCGGACAATAATCGAATGACTAGAACAACAATTATTGGAAGCTTCTTAGCGTTTGCCGATTTTAATGATCCGACCTTCCCACCACCGGGTTGGCAGGCCGTAATTATTAGCGGCACTTATAATTGGGAACGGTTTACCTCCGGTACTTATCCGACTTGCACGCCGTATGAGGGTGAAGGCATGGCTGGTTATCGGTCCTGGTATGCCTCTAGTGGTAGTCAGGCCCGGTTATTTACTCAGGTGACACCGACCGGTCCATCCTTGTGTACCTTAAAATTTTACATGATGCATGATCCGGGATATTCTACAGTGCAGGAGAGTGTGATTGTTGAGACATCACTTGATGGGACTAATTTTACTCGGGTTGCCGCATTTCGTCGTTATGAGCCGACCCAGGGTTGGCAAGAGCATGCGGTCTATCTGGGTAATTTCTCGACGCCGTTCTATGTTGGTTTCCGTGCCTTGTCGGGATATGGTAACAATATGTATATCGATTTTGTGCGCGTGACCGGTGCTTTGCCAATGGCAAACGATATCGGAGTGGAAGCAATTCGGGCCCCGGGTGCTGTGCATCAGATAAACACCTCGATGACCCCAGTTGCCTTGATTAAGAATTATGGTACCAATGCTGCGACTAATATTGTGGTGCGTTGTTCGATTATTGGTAGTGGCGGTGCCGTACGTTATACGGCCAGTGCCAATGTTGCTTCTTTGGGTGTTGGTGATACCGCGCGGGTGAGCTTTACCTCTTGGACGCCGACGATTTCTGAGAATGTCACGGTTATTATGCGGACATTCTGGGCACAGGATCAGAATCCCAACAATGACCGGTTGACTCGGACGACTTTAATTGGCGCGATCACTTATTATGATTTTGAGACCTCTGATGGTGGGTTTATACCGGATCCGGCCGCTGGTGGTTGGGAGTGGGGTGTGCCGACTTCAGGTCCTGGTTCAGCTTATTCTGGTCAGAAGCTTTGGGCTACGGTGTTGGGTGGCAATTATGTCAACAATGCGGACTGGAAGCTAACGACGCCGACCTTTACGGCTTCGGTGAATAATCCGGTTTTGAAGTTTTGGCACTGGTATTATATTGAGACTAACTGGGATGGTGGAAATGTGAAGCTGTCGACAGATGGTGGTACAACTTGGAATGTGATCAGTCCGGTTGGTGGTTATAATGGGGTTGCGAATACGGCTAATGTTGCGATACCTGGTGAGTCTTGTTATACTGGTTCGATGCAGAGTTGGAATGAGGCGGTATTTAATTTACCGGTGAATGCTGGGCAGCAGTTTAGTTTGCGTTGGCATTTTGGTTCGGACGCTTCGGTGGTGTATGCTGGTTGGTATGTTGACGATGTGATGTTAATTGGTGCTGCAGCTGCTGGTATTAGTGAGGGTAAGACTGGTGGTGTTCAGGTGACTGCGCTTAAGGGTATTCGGAATCCGGTGCGTGGTGGTGGATATATTGGGTTTA
This genomic interval carries:
- a CDS encoding kelch repeat-containing protein → MQKITILTTILLATLVFAEVSPDYAPGTVMLPQTNEGPADPSWFTKRPFPTTRAHCMVSPVIEVDGVKKYYLFGGPNVSGGAYTNECWEYNTVLDTWIQKAPMPTARGIGRAVVAGGKIYVIGGCVTFGSGLDVVEIYDPVTNTWTTGPSMPVGNHDFGAAVYRDTWIYVCGGGNWSSGSPPTANVYVLNRVTGVWSTATPMPTPMGTPGCGIIGNKIIMATGYVSGAGSNIVQIGTINPADPTQITWTSGPSMPGSTVYRANSGTCQGFLYIMGGNLTSGVSNQAYKFDPATNTWTQLPNMPTARSNVYGLGTDPAGKVYFPVGYSGTAYLTVHEMLDDQVYANDVGVDAIHSPGATHLVNTPMTPRARVKNYGTAAQASFSVVCSIIGTGGAVRYTNTQTAPALAPGDTALITFTTWTPTTSENVTVIVRTLLANDQNPDNNRMTRTTIIGSFLAFADFNDPTFPPPGWQAVIISGTYNWERFTSGTYPTCTPYEGEGMAGYRSWYASSGSQARLFTQVTPTGPSLCTLKFYMMHDPGYSTVQESVIVETSLDGTNFTRVAAFRRYEPTQGWQEHAVYLGNFSTPFYVGFRALSGYGNNMYIDFVRVTGALPMANDIGVEAIRAPGAVHQINTSMTPVALIKNYGTNAATNIVVRCSIIGSGGAVRYTASANVASLGVGDTARVSFTSWTPTISENVTVIMRTFWAQDQNPNNDRLTRTTLIGAITYYDFETSDGGFIPDPAAGGWEWGVPTSGPGSAYSGQKLWATVLGGNYVNNADWKLTTPTFTASVNNPVLKFWHWYYIETNWDGGNVKLSTDGGTTWNVISPVGGYNGVANTANVAIPGESCYTGSMQSWNEAVFNLPVNAGQQFSLRWHFGSDASVVYAGWYVDDVMLIGAAAAGISEGKTGGVQVTALKGIRNPVRGGGYIGFSLAAPSDVRLSIYDASGRLVRTLVSGYQGAGEYNIFWNGRDDANREVSEGIYFYKLETTGYAQTRKLIYTR